In one window of Ovis aries strain OAR_USU_Benz2616 breed Rambouillet unplaced genomic scaffold, ARS-UI_Ramb_v3.0 scaffold_163, whole genome shotgun sequence DNA:
- the LOC121818477 gene encoding cytochrome P450 2C31-like yields MNDSFIFQLFNAFPSLLRHFPGSHNTIFKNMTEQRKFILEEIKKHQESLDLNNPQDFIDYFLIKMEKEKHNKHSEFTMDNLITTVWDVFSAGTETTSLTLRYGLLLLLKHPEVTAKVQEEIDRVVGRNRSPCMQDRSRMPYTDAVLHEIQRYIDLVPSNLPHVATQDVKFREYLIPKVRSISSILKTLE; encoded by the exons atgaatgattCTTTCATCTTTCAGCTCTTCAATGCTTTCCCCTCTTTACTACGTCATTTCCCAGGAAGTcataatacaatatttaaaaacatgactgagcaaagaaagtttattttggaGGAAATAAAGAAACACCAAGAATCCCTGGACCTCAATAACCCTCAAGATTTTATTGATTACTTTCTGATTAAAATGGAAAAG GAAAAACACAATAAACATTCTGAATTTACCATGGACAACTTGATCACCACTGTATGGGATGTATTTAGTGCTGGAACAGAGACAACAAGCCTCACTCTGAGATATGGGCTCCTGCTCCTGCTGAAGCACCCGGAAGTCACAG CTAAAGTTCAGGAAGAAATTGACCGTGTGGTTGGCAGAAACCGAAGCCCCTGCATGCAGGACAGGAGCCGCATGCCCTACACGGATGCTGTGCTGCATGAGATCCAGAGATACATTGACCTTGTCCCCAGCAATCTGCCCCATGTAGCAACTCAGGATGTTAAGTTCAGAGAATACCTCATTCCCAAGGTAAGAAGTATTTCATCTATACTCaagactcttgaaa